A DNA window from Impatiens glandulifera chromosome 7, dImpGla2.1, whole genome shotgun sequence contains the following coding sequences:
- the LOC124909831 gene encoding CLAVATA3/ESR (CLE)-related protein 12-like, producing the protein MPVLDSPRRPILWICLFLLLFLELRYLVVVTPPPASTHSSPPPAKVKNRKTLASEFDFSPFMNANRRSTDLIYGDDKRLVPSGPNPLHH; encoded by the coding sequence ATGCCCGTTCTAGACTCTCCTCGCCGTCCAATTCTCTGGATCTGTCTTTTCCTTCTATTGTTTCTTGAGCTCCGTTATCTCGTCGTCGTTACACCGCCGCCGGCGTCAACCCACTCCTCGCCGCCGCCGGCGAAGGTCAAGAACAGAAAGACTCTTGCAAGTGAATTTGATTTCTCCCCGTTCATGAACGCAAACCGGCGATCAACCGATCTCATTTACGGCGACGATAAGCGGTTGGTGCCGTCTGGTCCCAACCCATTGCATCATTGA